CTGCTGCAGAGCGGATCCAGCATCCCCGGGGGCAATGCCGCCGCCGGCGCGACCGTGCCCGATGGAGGCTgctgcggcggccgccgccgcgcgGATGCCGTCCGCGGAGGTGGACGCCGGCGCCGGGCGCGTGGCGGCTAAGCCGGGGAAGTTGAGCTCCGCGTCGACCCCGCGGAGCGCGTGGGCGGCCACGTCGTACGCCACGGCAGCCATCTCGGCCGTCGGGAACGTGCCGAGCCAGATGCGGCGCGCCTTCCGCGGCTCCCGGATCTCCGAGACCCACTTCCCGTACCGGCTCCGGATGCCGCGGTAGAAGGGGTGCCTGCCCGACGACCCATGCCCAGACATTGATTGATCAGCTAGGGCAGAGGCCGCACTACACTTCACTTCACTTATTAGAGTGTTTGTAGTATCAGTCGATGAGTGCGTAGGCGCGTAGCTGAGAGGGGTGACTGTGTGGGAGTGTGCGCGTGCAAGCAGTTCGGAGTTCGCCGTCGGATAAATTAATGCACACCAAGGAACTCGCCGGCGGATCTTTTTCTAAAGATTCGCCGCCTCGCGTCAGTCAGATCAGTCAGACTTTTTCCTCTACTTTGCAAAATGAGATTCTGTAGCGAAAACATTTACAACAGAGATCatgttgttttttttttcttttgtaacaTGGGCTGTTTCGGGATTTATATTTTGCAACATGGGTCGGGTTGCAAAAAAAATTGCAACATGGGTTGTGTTGCAGATTTTTTTTTATTTGTAACATGGGCCGCTGCAGGTCTAGTCTCTGGTCGGTTTACAACAATGGGCCAGTTGTAGCACCCTTTCTGAAACAACGGACCAGTTATAGAAGATGAACACAGATGGGGTTGGCTCCCGACTATCTGATTAAGAGCCCATCCGATGAAAATCAAGGCAGtggattgaagggaatcatttcccTATAACTGTTTAGATGGAGTTGTCATGTCATCTAAGCTAACTTAACATACAATAATTCATGTTTATATTGTCTTTAATGATGGCAAAAAGTATGTTTTTGATCCCTTAAGTTCCCCAAAAGTATAGACTTGGTCCCTTAAGGTTTTTTGGTAGACATTTGGTCCTTCAAGTCTCAAAACCGGATAAATTTCGTTAAAACCAGATTTTGACCAtgttgaccgggtttgaccacgTGGACCAGGTTTGactgatgaacagtaaattcaaaaaaaaattaaaaaactaaATTTTTGAGGCAACAAAGATTCTTGGGTGCGTGAAAATTTATGTGGTATTTCGACATCCGAGGAGGCCGTGGCAAAAAAAATTGACACACAAAAAAAGCCAAAAATTGTTTTTTGGTAGAGCCCCTCGGATATTATTTGACCACAAAAATTTACACGCACCTAGCGCACCCAAGCATCTTGATTGtcacaaaattttagatttttattattttctttgaatttactgttcattggtcaaacatggtcaacatggtcaaaccTGGTTAACATGCTCAAAATCTAGTTTTGAACTAAACTTATCCGGCTTTGAGACTTAAATGGCCAAATGTCTACCAAAATCTTGAGGGACCAAGTCTATACTTTTGAATAACTTGAGGGGCCGAAAACATACTTTTCTCTTAATAATGTGGTCTACCTTTTTCTGTCGTAAAGGGTGTTAAACACGTGCCATATTCCCACAGCTTACTCTCGAAAAATATTCCCACAGCTGATTGTAAATCTACAACCTATTTCTCTTCTCTCCCCTCTCCTTTCTTCTCCCATCTATTATAGCCCGCCTACTGACCTACATCATCTTTATATACTTGTTTAAGGTGGCCGCTAGGCGAAGAAGCGTGCGGGCGGAAGCATGAGGGACGCCATGACGCTGGCTCTTGATGAGCTGTTACCGGGGAAGCAAACTACTAGGGCAAACATAATCGTAGCGACAACCCCTTGGAGTTCCTTTCGGGCGCGCGAGAAGAATCACATCGTTTTTAAGGCTCTCTAATCGTTAATCATGGAGCTTCAATTTGCTTAAATTCTTTCATCAAGGTGTAACTATTTGGCTTTTCATGTGTCTTCTGTTTTTTCCGTGGATGATGGGAATTTTTTTGTCGTTACTGTTTTTCTTTACTCTGCGTCACTGATTCTTTTTTTTAACAATCAACACTAATAAGCTTCCCACGGGGATAGGTGATGTTTACAGATTAGCTTTATGGAGCCGCACCATTTAGGAAAAAGCTTTTAGGCCATTTTTGCCTCTCACTGAGATGTGTGGTCAACTTCTTAACGAGTGAGCAAGCGGCAGCTCACTCGTGACCCGGCTTGTATTTTCTGGAGTGACATATTCTTTGAATATGACATTGCTAAAGTAATTCATAGATATATTTTCGAATTAAGAGGACAACAAGTTGCGTAAAATTATGAAACAACTCGAGGGAATGGAACTATGTACTGGCACTAGGGTCAGTCGACCCTAACGATCTCTGGGACTTCTTAAAACCGAAGATATGTTGTACGAGCACAATATGCTTTGATAATCCCTCCTTACAAACTAACGGTTTGAGATCCAAAAAAAACTAACGATTGAGTGTCTCGGGGGATGGCATGCACGTATGCTTTCGTGAAAAATATCATCATCTCTCTTGCATACTATCGCTGCCGGTTCATGTGTTGCTGATCTTTGATACTTAACGTCAATGTCTATGAATCTATCCTATAACCCCAAACCTAGCCCTAGCCCCCACGTCCCCCTTATCATCTCTCTTGCATAGTACGCTACCTGTTCATGTGTTGCCGATCTTTTATACTTATCGTCAATGTTTGTCCTATAACATAAAACCTAGCCCTCGTGCCGCCCTCGAGGGCGACATGTGTGGCGGTGCCGCCACTCCTTCATGAAGGTTCGCTAATGGGCCACTTCGGGGAGCGCATGACTTATATGAGGAAAATTCCACAAGACTCGGTGATCAAGCCAAGGACACCTCTCCACCGACGTAGCCGACTAGGACTCCTCTAaatcctaggcctccggtacattatataaaccgaggacaGACTAGTccatagatcatcaaatctcatattcattagaacaatcctGTGGTAGATACTTTTACCATGTACAATTCCCCATATCAATATAATGAAAAGCAGGATGTAGTGTATTATCTCCTCGAGagagcccgaacatgggtaaaatccCATGTCCATGTTAGCATCGCTTCAAGACGCCTAGCTTTGGACACCTACCTCGAGATATACCGGATTTAGCACCGACATTGGTGGCCCATGCAGATCATCGTTGGCAGTCGCCGTAGTGCGATGTAAATTCAGATCGGCTCCAACGCGAGCTACATATGGGAGCCGAATTTCATCATCGATGTCGCCGTCTTTGTCGCTGGCTCGACTAGTCACCTTGGCTGGACCGAGGACTACGCTCCATGTTGGATCGTCAAGATCGACGGGTGCCTTTGTCATCAACTCAAATTTCAAACAAGATCATGGAAGAATCTTCCATGGAGCTCGGggcctcaacgtcaacattgccctcatgcGATCGTGCAGTTTTTCTGGACAACGAATTCTTTTGCGTTgtcccgcctcctcgagtgtcgctttgCCAATTGCTTCGGTACAATTCTGCAGaactgagtctacaacaaccctgtaaAATTTTGTCATATTTCGATGGAGGAGTCTTCGGCGATATCCGACGCATCGAAGCCCTATCGaagctggacgggaatctggacgagtttgggGCGAGGGGTACAATAGCCAGCTCAGACATCTTTTGGAAAAGCCAACCGTTCATTGTCTGTCGAATTCCCATGTCGACAACCCCTTAAACATTTCAGTTCGATCCGACCGTTCAACTCCGGAAAATGACTGGCGAATACATCAATTTTTGGATCTATTTTCTACACGAAAATGAATCCGACTCGAGTTCAAATCTTTCATGAACGGGTTACCGGACATCGTTTTTGCAGGAATTTTTTTCTagagtattgtgttttgttcctaaAACATGTTCCCACAAATTTTGATCCTTTTCCAAGGCGATCTTCACCATCATGTCGGTGTCAAACTAGCTTGACAACTTTGCTTCATGACTGTCGACCTGCTATAGACAGGTCGTAGCTTCGTCGAGCCGAGGTCAACCTCATCGGATCATCACCCTGGCAAGCCAACCAAGAGTTTGGTATCGCGAAtactaaatcatcaccaacatcatcgccCCACAGATTACATGGGGCGGGCACACCGTCATCGCTGCACGATCACTTCATCAAGCGAGCATCGACCGCGTCACAAATTTTAACCTGCGTCGGCATCGCCGTGCCACCTTTTTCTTCAAGCCGACATCCAACACGCCAACCTACTTCAACACGTCGGCTGACATGGAGGTTCCGGAGTCTctccgccgacctacttcgacacttCGCTTGGACTGAGGGCTTCGCCGTCTCTTCATCAACCTATTTCGGGGCTTTGGCGTCACTAGCCAACCAGCTTCATCACGACAGCNNNNNNNNNNNNNNNNNNNNNNNNNNNNNNNNNNNNNNNNNNNNNNNNNNNNNNNNNNNNNNNNNNNNNNNNNNNNNNNNNNNNNNNNNNNNNNNNNNNNNNNNNNNNNNNNNNNNNNNNNNNNNNNNNNNNNNNNNNNNNNNNNNNNNNNNNNNNNNNNNNNNNNNNNNNNNNNNNNNNNNNNNNNNNNNNNNNNNNNNNNNNNNNNNNNNNNNNNNNNNNNNNNNNNNNNNNNNNNNNNNNNNNNNNNNNNNNNNNNNNNNNNNNNNNNNNNNNNNNNNNNNNNNNNNNNNNNNNNNNNNNNNNNNNNNNNNNNNNNNNNNNNNNNNNNNNNNNNNNNNNNNNNNNNNNNNNNNNNNNNNNNNNNNNNNNNNNNNNNNNNNNNNNNNNNNNNNNNNNNNNNNNNNNNNNNNNNNNNNNNNNNNNNNNNNNNNNNNNNNNNNNNNNNNNNNNNNNNNNNNNNNNNNNNNNNNNNNNNNNNNNNNNNNNNNNNNNNNNNNNNNNNNNNNNNNNNNNNNNNNNNNNNNNNNNNNNNNNNNNNNNNNNNNNNNNNNNNNAAGCTCGTACCATGTCATCAACACTGAGCACGTTAACCAGCAAAGTCGCTTTCATACTCAATGTTTTTCAATTTTTACTTTTTGTTTGGTTCAACCAATCATTATATTTTTGTCTtaaacaaaaaagttgtttgatagAAACACTTCTTTTTCCCATGTtaactgggggctcttaaatttatatgtgtCGTTTTATAATAATGTTTTCTTCTAAGTCCTTGCAAAGTCTTTTTTACCACTCttttttcgactcgagtgtatggaCAATGGCCCGATAGCCTAGTATCTTTCTAAAGCCACTCGAATTTAGCTCGCTAAACTGGCCTcggagaagcactccgccttcgggataaggAGGTTGAAGTCGAAGGCTGACCTACTTCAAGTTTAgatatcggatgtgtcatgttaaagcacgatggAAGCACAAAAtaattttaagaccaattttcgATTGGCACCAAAAAACTTGATTTAATTTAGATGCAAAGTTTTATGTAAGTTTTTTGGTTTTCCGAGCATAACTCTCGCAATGCAGCGCCAGACGCCTTTAAAGTATCGGTAATATTAATTGGGGGCTGTGACAACCCACCAAAAGCCAAGGTACTCCATGGAGTCATCGGCAAAATGGTCTCGGATATtactttatatgcatcagcttcgaattgtgtctttggtcaatagttgggttgcccggctcctgtgtttactCTTTATGTTCATGATTGTCACGATAAGGGTAAAgtaagaaccactgcgattgtacttctggtttaactggtcaactacctcagtagagaaagccgaaaactgactgtcacaatgagcgtgaactggtcagcgatccgattacTATGTCAAACTATAGATCGATTGAGGTTACCACGTGTTAAACGATAGGCCTTTCATAAAATTGGTCGGCGTGTTAATGGCTTGACCTTGGCTGACGCTGAACACTAACCAGGGGCTAGTAAATggactcccaactttaagctcctatgactaagtgaaagttataaagcatgCATATTtgtttgcctcgtttccgctaagacAACtgtctccgggcaccgagacgtcggctaagggttgtcttgttactacggaaacaccctgcatagcatctacaaagGGGTGGAAGCCAACGATGGGTCACTTTCAAATGATAAACGatcgcaatggagtcaaaataaacatgtaGCATAAAGATGCAAAGTACAGCTTAAAACCTGCCTATCACAACATATCATAAGCGTTTGTATTAAATATACGAGTGTTGCCTTccataatcatcgttataaagccataaatatgcatcaatttgacttaagattttggctaagcgggttgcctggctcccatgCTTACCTCTTACGTTACCGATTGTCCggttaggaggtaaagggagcacctctgtgattgttactatcgGGTCATCCGGGTTGGTACcttagacgggtg
Above is a window of Triticum dicoccoides isolate Atlit2015 ecotype Zavitan chromosome 5B, WEW_v2.0, whole genome shotgun sequence DNA encoding:
- the LOC119310204 gene encoding ethylene-responsive transcription factor ERF027-like; the protein is MSGHGSSGRHPFYRGIRSRYGKWVSEIREPRKARRIWLGTFPTAEMAAVAYDVAAHALRGVDAELNFPGLAATRPAPASTSADGIRAAAAAAAASIGHGRAGGGIAPGDAGSALQQQLGGTGRSADAASASGTAQQDQAGIGFNQYFLDEEALFETPQFLRNMAAGMMMSPPRLSADSSDESPDASEAGESLWSYRDP